DNA sequence from the Oncorhynchus clarkii lewisi isolate Uvic-CL-2024 chromosome 9, UVic_Ocla_1.0, whole genome shotgun sequence genome:
catttgtgtttagtgagttctccagatcagaggcagtagggatggccagggatgttgtCAAAAATATTTCATTGGTAAAGTGACGATACCCCCAAAAATTactcaagtactttacaccactgcatatgCATGACTTCTCCCCCTACATCAGgactgcccaaccctcttcctggagatctactgtcctgtaggttttcagtccaaccctaatttaacacacctgattctactaattagctgctcaaaACCACTAGCTGAATCAGATACGCTAAATTagggttcaaatcaaatttatttatatagcccttcgtacagtagatctccaggaagagggttggactgaacctacaagacagtagatctccaggaagagggttggactgaacctacaagacagtagatctccaggaagagggttggactgaacctacaagacagtagatctccagaaagagggttggactgaacctacaggacagtagatctccaggaagcgAGTTGGACTGAAccgacaggacagtagatctccaggaagcaAGTTGGACAGCCCTGCCCTACAAGCTCATCATAATTATGCATAGTTTTCTACTAGAGGGAGATATTGTGTTAAATCTGCGAAAGGAAAGGGTTTCTAGGAGGTGGTTTTGCTTGAGGTCAGAAGTGAATTTCCAATAACATTTTCTTGTTTGAATCCTCTCTGACGAGTGACACTCGGTGGCACAAGAAGGAACTGCTACAAATTATATCCCTGTAGTGTAAAACCATTGGACTCTTCTCCAGTAAACTATGGAATCCAGGTTGTCTGTCTGGTTACAGGACACAAGCTGACTGGTGCAAAATGTTAATCAGAGCATTTGATTTGCACTTCAGGAGTAAAACAGTGCTGATCTGGAAGTGGTCTCAACCGCTAATCACTAAAGAaacttcaatcaatcaaatgtattttataaagccctttttacatcagcagttgtcacaaagtgctatacagaaactcaGTATAAAACCCccaaaactccatagaaaggcagggacctaggaagaaacctagggtAGCTAGTCTTCTTttggccgggtggagattataaggccagatcgttctgcTGGGTGGAGAAtataaggccagattgttcttcaaaacattcatagatgaccagcagagtcaaCAGTTCAACACCTCAgtgaatgtcagttggcttttcatagctgagcattcagagggtgagacagcaggcctgggagagagagagttgaaacagcaggtctgggagagagagagttgaaacagcaggtctgggagagagagagttgaaacagcaggtctgggagagagagagttgaaacagcaggtccgggagagagagagagttgaaacagcaggtccgggagagagagagagttgaaacgGCAGgtccgggacagagagagagttgaaacagcaggtctgggagagagagagagttgaaacagcaggtctggaagagagagagttgaaacagcaggtccgggagagagagagttgaaacagcaggtctgggagagagagagagttgaaacagcaggtctgggacagagagagagttgaaacagcaggtccgggagagagagagagttgaaacagcaggtcctggagagagagagttgaaacagcaggtctgggacagagagagagttgaaacagcaggtccaggacagagagagagttgaaacagcaggtccgggaaagagagttgaaacagcaggtctggaagagagagagttgaaacagcaggtccgggaaagagagagttgaaacagcaggtcctggagagagagagagttgaaacagcaggtccgggacagagagagagttgaaacagcaggtctgggagagagttgaaacagcaggtcctggagagagagagagttgaaacagcaggtccgggacagagagagagttgaaacagcaggtcctggagagagagagagttgaaacagcaggtccgggacagagagagagttgaaacagcaggtccgggacagagagagagttgaaacagcaggtccgggagagagagagagttgaaacagcaggtctgggagagaGTTGAAACATCAGGtccgggagagagagaaagttgaaacagcaggtctgggagagagttgaaacagcaggtccgagagagagagagagttgaaacagcaggtccgggagagagagagttgaaacagcaggtccgggagagagagagagttgaaacagcaggtctgggagagagttgaaacagcaggtccgggagagagagagagttgaaacagcaggtccgggacagagagagagttgaaacagcaggtcctggagagagagagagttgaaacagcaggtccgggacagagagagagttgaaacagcaggtccgggacagagagagagttgaaacagcaggtccgggagagagagagagagttgaaacagcaggtctgggagagagttgaaacagcaggtccgggagagagagagagttgaaacagcaggtccgggagagagagagttgaaacagcaggtccgggagagagagagagttgaaacagcaggtctgggagagagttgaaacagcaggtccgggagagagagagagttgaaacagcaggtccgggacagagagagagttgaaacagcaggtctgggagagaGTTGAAATAGCAggtccgggagagagagagagttgaaacagcaggtctgggagagagagagagttgaaacagcaggtccgggagagagagagagttgaaacagcaggtctgggagagagagagagttgaaacagcaggtccgggagagagagagagttgaaacagcaggtctgggagagagagagagttgaaacagcaggtccgggagagagagagagttgaaacagcaggtccgggacagagagagagttgaaacagcaggtctgggagagagttgaaacagcaggtccgagagagagagagagagagttgaaacagcaggtccgggagagagagagagttgaaacagcaggtctgggagagagagagagttgaaacagcaggtctgggacagagtgagagttgaaacagcaggtcctggagagagagagagttgaaacagcaggtccgggacagagagagagttgaagagagagagttgaaacagcaggtATCACATAAATGTACAGTTAATAACAATGTATTTTTTTGAGTATTAAAGAAATCCTCTCAGATTTGGTGAAAACTTGGGTGGTGGTGTCAGAGCAAGATGTCAGGACATAGTGTGACATAAGACCAATAAGATCAAATATTTTGACACTTTTGTCCAGTGATAGCTTTCCTGTTGTTGCAGGGTGTAAAGGGAGGGGCACTCTGTACCGTTCCTAAAAGCACAGTGCAGCCTCAGATGGCCATACAGGAATGCTGCCATTCCAACACGCCAAAGCTAAGGCATACACACTTAGTCACTGCTCTCCCAGCAAATAGTCAAGGTCTCAGTTGAGCTGGTAAACAACCATCGGTCGACTAAGGTCACTCACCGAGCATACACTGCTGTCTGTTTCCCCATCGCTAGAGAGATCGTTGTGGAGCACATCGGCCAGAGGGGACTCATCAGTTGCGATCTCATTATCAGTTGATAAAAATCATGCCTGGATCTCTTGTACTGTGTTCTCTTTATAGTCACTGTTAATCACTCATATGAGCGCAGCAATATTTTGTCCTGCACTCTGTTGGCTTgctctgttactgttactattGCCCTCTTCCCCTCACTTTTATTCCTCTCGCTTGCTTTTGCCTCCTCGCCTCTATTTCTCCTTTTCTGCATTGCACTTTGCCTCGCCTCTTATTTCTCCCAAACAGTTTGACACAAACGAGCAACAACTTTCCAGGAAATCAATAGCCGCTGACGATGTCGACATGTTTGCCCTCTGGTCTCTGGCGGGCCCACGTAGCTCTGGCTCGCTCCAAAACAGGCGTCAGAGTGTCGAAGTAGACCATTAGCCCCTCCACTAGTACCTCAGGGCTAGTTCAGAGTGAGTGGACAAATCGCTGTGAGGTTCTGGACACTGGTAAGCCTACTGAGGGTCAGGGGTCTGAAGAATGGGCTCGTTAAAGACCCTGTCAGGTGGACTGCTGCTGGGTTTATGCCTCTCCTTGCTGGGATGGGGAGCTGAGGGACAATGGAACGGACACCCCAAGGTACGTCAGAATTCTCTCACCACTGACAATGTACATGTTTAATATGTAACCAAGGTAGTTTTTCTCATTAAATGGATTTTCGTGGTTCATTTAGGGGCGAcgggtcgcctagtggttagagtgttgggccagtaaccgaaaggttgctagatcaaatccccgagctgacgaggtacaaatctgtcgctctccccctgaacaaggcagttgttccccggtaggccgtcattgtaaataagaatttgttctgcaccgacttgcctagttaaataaaggttacataaaataTTTAAATGGTCATTGGATTGGCCCAAGGGAAAATATACAATACTGGTCGTAGTATTGCCTTAATCTCTCAAGGACAGactatgtaaacatctgaccaaGAGTACCTTGACAGTAACACAGAGAACTTGAATTGCGCAGTGAAAAGAGAGGGGACTTTGCTCCGTAGTCTGTGGGCGGAAAACAATGTCAGGTCACCCTAAATCTATTCCACTGATTTGAGCTCACCCACATTTTGCTGTATCACTTTACTAACATATTTATGACTCATTGTACAAAGGAAAATACCATGTGTTCAAATGTCTATTTCTCCGTACATTTGGCATCATGTTCAATAGATGCACAAGCATAAGAGTGGCGGTGTGCTGTGCATATTCCCTACCTGTAAGAAGACAACATTGAAACTTAGGGGTGTGTATGTGAATGAATGAGCAGTACATTGAGCATACTGTAAcatgtgttgtactgtacatactgtaacattggtgttgtactgtacatactgtaacattggtgttgtactgtacatactgtaacaTGTGTCATGTTTTGACACACAGAAGGACATATCGGGCAGTGGCCCTATCAACCTAGGCCAACAACAACGAGGCACCTGGTGGCCCCTGATGCAGACCAGAGAAAACCTGACAGAGGTCAAAAGGTCAGTCTGCTTTACATGACCATGAGAGGGGAAAAAACAGCACTAGGCCACATTCCAATACTTTTAACACGcacccttccttcctttcttaAAGTTAAAAGACGATTGGATAGGTGTAAGCATGGGTTACATGCATACATAACATAGTTTCATAAAATCTGAATGTTTTACTTACTCAAAGAGAGCCCAACTTTCCTTTCCTTAAATTATACTTCCAACATCTCTGTGCTCTATCATACAAACCATCCATTTTACTAACCATCCATTTTACTAACCATCTATTTGGCTAACCATTCATTTTGGCAAGGAGAAACGACCAAAACAGTCACTCTAAGCAACGGTCAGTCAAAGTAGCAACTAGGAAGACACATGAATGACTAGTGATAGACTTCTTTCCCATGTCTTTGGTCTACAGCATCAAGTCCATGTTCCAGTTCCGGACGTTTGACCCCGAGGGGGTGGTGTTCTATGGGGAcaccagggagggagaggactGGTTTGTCCTGATCCTCAGGAACGGCCTCCCTGAGATGCAAATTGGGAAAGCAGACATCCTCGTCAGTGTGCAAGGGGGACCCAAACTCAACGACGGCAAGTGGCATCTGGTAAGCCAGGTGACATTCACTCTGCATTATGGGTAACCTATAGAAGCCTGGCACGCAAGTCTAGGTGTCAAATCAGGTGTGTACCAGTCACTTCTAATAGACCTGTGTGTAATGCATTATGAATTCATTAATAGAGGCTGTTATGAGGAGCAATGAGCTGTGATGAAGGCCTATAGCAATGTGAAAGAAAGCACTTTCAATTCGTGACACACTAGTGTATCAAATGTATTTGAGGCTTTATTCACGGCTGACATGGTACATTTCTATTCTGTGATACACATGTAGGGTACTGTTTCTGATTCTTTATGCGTACCGTAGGTGGAGATCAGTAGCCAGGGGGATTTTGTGGTGCTGGAGGTGGACGACCAGAAGGCATTGGTGGTGGGACTGAAGTCCAAAGAGACCATGGAGGTTCTGACAGGCCAGATCCGCCTCGCCCTCGGGGGAATCCTGGTCAGCGTGGACAAGCTGTTCCTCCCGGTATGCTGGAGCTATCTGTCTGTCATTTGTTGTCGACGGGGATTGATTAGCTGAACTTGGAAATGGACTGGTCTTGTTTACAAattagtgtgtgtgagagaatgcgTTTGTGGgttggggtaagtgtgtgtgtgtataaacggTCCTAATACTGTACTTGTGTGACTGGGTGGTCTCCAGTTCCAGccagagatggatggatgtatcCAGAAGGGGAACTGGCTAAACCTGAGCACCCCCTGGGAGACAGAGTTGATTGGGGAGCCCTGGCCCTGCTACCAGAACATCCAGCCAGGGAGCTATTTCCCCGGAGCAGGACTGGCTGCATTCAACACCACAGGTCCATATATATTGAAACGAATGTGGGGCACACACAATAAAGACTGGGGACTGTCTAAGAACAAATTAGCAAACAAAATCATTAGCCAACAACAAAACGCTACTCGCCTTGGATCCAATCAGCATCCTTTTGTAGTTTTAACTGAAGCGAAGCAGCTGATTCCTATTCTATCTTCTGTAAAGACAGGCACTACATTCCAAAGAAGGTCTGATGGTGTAGTGAACAGGTTGTGAAGCCACACATAGCCTGAACAGTATCGGGTCTACCCAATTTACCTGTATATgtccatatttaaaaaaaatatttcacctttatttaaccaggtaggccagttgagaacaagttttcatttacaactgtgacctggccaagataaagcaaagcggtgtgacacaaacaacaacacagagttacacatggaataaacaaacgtacagtcaattgcacaatagaaaaagtctatattaagtgtgtgcaaatggcgtaaggaggtaaggcaataaataggccatagtagcaaagtaattacaatttagcaaattaacactgaagtgatagatgtgcagatgatgatgtgcaagcagaaatactggtgtgcaaaaaagtaaataaaaacaatatggggatgaggtaggtagttgggaaGAGATAggtatgtacagatgtaggatcttaatttgatcaccctgttgcaggaaatGTTAAACTTCTAGTCTATTTGAGGTcgtaaaaggcttctgaagtttgtcatttccgcTTTGAAATTTCACTTGATTTTCCCTTGCAAAAAATATATGAACCCCTACAACATGtctattaattataatccacataataattcatatttcctgttgctgcaggattattttcctgctgtagcaaactaagatcctacatcagctcaaattaagatcctacatctgtatatttAAATATTGGGATTGATTTATTCATATCTGTCCCCCTGTAGACCTCCCTGGCCACCAGACAGAGGAGGGTGGGATTACTATTGACATCCATGGAGACTCCACTAAAATGGAAGGAACAGTTCTGAGCTTGAACACCCCTGGGCAGGAATTGCCCACAGTAACAGTGGAAATCAACAATAACCCAAAGGTACCAGTCCCACCATTATAATTTCATGACAATATGAATGTTGGATTTCAGCATGTAAACTGTCACGATCACAGTTCGTAATCATGGTTCTTTGACCAGTGCAATACAAATTTGATACAGATGTATATCCATGCTTTCCAACTTTTGTGCGGCAGAAAGTCATACTGACCATCCTCAAGCGTGACACCATCACCGAACAGAGTTTCAGCAGACTGTCCCTAACCCTGTTGAAGAATCAAGTGAACATGGACATCGATGACACGCACCTAACATTTGAGATCGACAGTATACCTGACTTTCCTAGAAGCTGGAAAGAGGGGATGATCCTTGCATTTGGGGGGCTTCCAGGTGAATTTGTGAGGAGATACGTGAAGTGTTTTGAGGAGACACgtgtaccagaggaggctggtggaaggatctataggaggacaggttcattgtaatggctggaatggaataaatggaatggtatcaaagacatcaaacacatggaaaccacatgtttgactccattccattgattccattccagccattacaatgagcccatcctcctatcgctcctcccaccagcctcctctgacaggTACCAGATTTGTCCTAAGTTACAGCTAACCGCTACCAGGCGTCTACACACATATGGATGCTGTAGAATCTtgaaatgttgtttatttttcccctctctccatcccccccgtCCCCCTTTCTGTGGTTCCTCCCGCTCTCAGGTGATGGAGTGTCCTACAGTAGCATCCAGTACCTGAAGGGCTGTCTGGAGAAGATCCAGGTCCAGGGACAGGATGTGGATCTAGACCGGGCGCTGTACAAGGACCTCTCCGTTTCCTCCCATAGTTGCCCCTCAGAAGTCTGAACCAAGGCTATCCTGACAGATCAGATCTGTGATGACTGTATAGATGTCATTTATCTCCATCAATCGCCCTTCCCTGGTCGCATAAACCTAATTACaaatcccccctcccccatctgcATTTTAACTGGCCCAGTCAGTATTCCTGTACACACAGTCCTAATTTTAACCATGGCTAAGAGAGGTTtgaccatagaattaggaattagaatactagaatgtcAAATAACCTTCTTATGATGGTCCAAAGGTCAGCCATGTTGGTgagggagttggtcaaccatggtttaCCAGTGCTGTGATAATATGTATAATAATGAATGTGATGAATTTATCTGCACAGTAtgtgtgttagctagcaagccagccagttttagaggaatgattccatGAAGTGCTCTTATTAACTGCCAATATGgcaacattccattcaaacaataCAGTCAGTCCACAGTCATACACTGGCTGAAGTCAGTTGATGATAGgacttagacaagttgtaaatgcaacaagtactgtTATTGTATGACTATATTATATGACAATATTGTAGGTTGACTATAATTTTATTACACAATTTCTGACACATCACATGCCTTACTTTTATGTTCCTACTTAAGCAAAAGCAGGAAATGCATCACCTTTGactctactgccattcattccaattagactggttttgGATTTATTCCTGACCAAGATCGCTGCCATTTTGCcccattctggaactttgagggtttatgacatagcccctctagtaatttaataagATCTCTATGGGTTTGACAGTGTTTGTCTGCTTTTGACCAGGTTATGGGGTGTAAAATGAGCAGATGAGATGGGCCATTGCTTTCTGAATGTTCTGTCAATAAAGATACATTGAGCTTGTGGTAGATGATCCTGTTGGCGATTCAGTCTCATTATTGTGCAATAtagaataggactaaatctaataaaactttatttaaagtgtagtttgattttattgtatttagttatattctttaacttagatttttggttgagatggagatgtctACTAatgaataattgatatgttggctTCATACCTCCGTCTCAACCAAacatctaagttaaagaatagaacaaaatcaaatcaaactttaaatgtaCTTTAAATAAAGTCTGATTTGATTTAGTTATATTCTTTAAATGTTGATATctggttgagttgtcaaccaaATACCATTCATTACTTTTCTGATGCAGTAAATAGCCTATAAAGTTAAGGCTATATTGCAAACTCGTCTGGACTAGTCTGATTTATTCAACCTCAAAATGATTAACACATCCATGGTCCCTTTGAGGTTACtataatttacggatagccagggttcaacacttcaacactcagacacaatttacaaactaagcatttgtgtttagtgagtctgccagatcagaggcagtaggaagaccagggatgttctcttaatgAGTgagtgaattagacaattttcctgccctgctaagcattccaaatgtaacgagtagttttgggtgtcagggaaaatgtaaggagtaaaaagtacattgttttctttaggaatgtagtggagtaaaagtaaaagttgtcaaaaatataaatagtaaagtaaagtacagatacccccccccaaaaaacgtaatcagtacttaaaagtatttttacttaagtactttacaccactggttacaataactataaatgtcttcttatgtaatcatagaaagtgTGCATGTTCAAAGATACCATGGAAAGGTCACATAATAATCTGTGTAAAATCTcaaacagcattgatcacttgcaccatgtacttttaatGAAACCTCAGGTAATTTAGTTGTGCTATCAGacgaagcacagtgataacacattacaGGGGCACAACTTCGGTTTTAGAAATGGGGGGGacatcaaataaaaaataaaaattgggggtagatcagctttaatattgcagcgatattgtggcttccatcaatataattgtctgcatcatttccaatcccccatatatacactgccgttcaaaagttttggatcacctagaaatgtccttgtttttgaaagaaaatttcAAAaattgcccattaaaataacatcaaattgatcaaaaatacaccatagacattgttaatgttgtaaatgactattgtagctggaaactgaggCCCATTATAACAAACCTacattcctgtgttccaatggcacgttgtgttagttaatccaagtttatcattttagcatgctaattgatcattagaaaaccctttttcaattatgttagcacagctgaaaacggtttgtcctgattaaagaagcaataaaactgtccttctttagactagttgagtatctggaggatcagcaattgtgggttcgattacaggctcaaaatggccagaaacaaagaacttccttctgaaactcgtcagtctattcttgttctgagaaaggaaggctattccatgtgagaaattgacaataaactgaagatctcgtacaatgctgtgtactactcccttcacagaacagtgcaaactggctctaaacagaatagaaagaggagtgggaggccccggtgcacaattgagcaagaggacaagtacattagagtgtctagtttgagacttttgaacggcagtgtatatatgggggattggaaatgatgcagacaattacattgatggaagccacaatatCTCTGCAAGTCCACAAtgggcagcttcattaaatagtacccacaaaacaccagtctcaacatcaacagtgaagatgcgacACCGGGATGCTgatcttctaggcagagttgcaaagaaaaagccatatctaatactggccaataaaaaggaaagattaagacgggcaaaagaacacagacactggaaagACAGCCTACCCGACTGCTCAAAGGCGTTCACAtagtcctaaagcacaccgttacCTCATTTTGAATCACATTACAATTATAAAACTGGGAGGGACAAAAATTCTATTTCAGACATGTCCCCCCgctccccagtgaaagttgcgcccctgacaCATTAAGGTTGTTGTATATGTACAAAATATCTGAAGTTTTAGCTGtacttttagatggttgaaaggaTAGTGATAACACAATGGGAATTCAAATAACTTCTGGCtgtctttttaagtgggtgaataaaggttgaaatttcaatgatcaacatctcaaccaaatattacccacatTTCCACGTTGAAATGATATGGTGTACCCAGTGGGTAGTTACTTTGTGTTGTGACATACAGATCACATTTTTCACTTttacagtgtttttttttgtgtgtgcaaaAATGACATGAAACTCCAAATCAGAATGTTAACTGCACTGGGCTTTTAAGCAGTCATGAAGTAGAGAGAATATGCATTTGGAATTGAGAAAGAGTCAGTGCTGTACTGAAAATCTGCAAGAACGATGCTCTGAAACCATAGCAACCCACACTGCTAAAGTGTAAAACTGCAATAAACTGCAAATGCGCACCGGTGGGAGTGACCATGCTGAACCCATTTGATTCATACATAGGCATTACCAGACAGTTTCACAATGTGCCTACtgaaaaacaaaacatgttttcatcatgaaaggttgtttttttttaaataaaaatgtaaaaaagttgAGGGATATATTTTGTTGTGTTTATTGTGCAGGTGAAAATGAGTGTACTTCACTCTTCCCCCTATTTGGGCTACCgaatggtgcagcggtctaaggcactgcatctcagtgctagaggcttcactacagaccctggctgtatcacaaccggcagtgattgggagccTCATAGGACAGCGCACAATTGCCCCAGCGTtttccgggttagggtttggccgttattgtaaataagtatttgttcttaactgacttgcctagttaaataaaggttaaatacatttaaaaaaaaacgtttagcAATTTCCCTTTCTCAGTCTTCACCCCACGCAGTAGGTGGCGACAATGTAACATTATAGGCTATAGTCCGCTGTAGAACCTCACCGAAGAAGAAGGAGGACGAGGGAGGAggagtacagtcgtggccaaaagttttgagaatgacacaaatattaatttccagtTTTCTGCTTCAGTTTTCTGCtctggttgacagaggaagaacaatgattccaagcaccacccttttgacgcttccagtctgttattcaaactcaatcagcatgacagagtgatttccagccttgtcctcgtcaacactcacacctgtgttaacgagagaatcactgacatgatgtcagctggtccttttgtggcagggctgaaatgcagtggaaatgtttttaggGGATTCAGTCATTTGCATTGCAAAGAGGGACATTGCAATTCATTtaatcactcttcataacattctggagtatatacaaattgccatcatacaaactgaggcagcagactttgtgaaaatttatatttgtgtcattctctaaACTTTTGGCCAAGACTGTACAGGGTCACAGAGTTTCTTAACCCATAGGCGCTACATCGCAAGACTTTCGGGAACGCTTCTGAAACGGACCAGGCCAGGGTTtggtgtttgagaagtcaatgaaaGAAGTGTAAAATGATTGCTGattttctcgaaatctaaaggcacaacctagattcgagacaatgtcttaagtagttgaacatgttactAAAACCTCGTGAAAGCGCCAAACTGACACGTTATAACTTTCGTCAAAACAACTTTATATAGGAGTGTCTTTGATTTGACTGCCAGCACATGGGCAGTTCGGCGCCAG
Encoded proteins:
- the LOC139416154 gene encoding sex hormone-binding globulin, which translates into the protein MGSLKTLSGGLLLGLCLSLLGWGAEGQWNGHPKKDISGSGPINLGQQQRGTWWPLMQTRENLTEVKSIKSMFQFRTFDPEGVVFYGDTREGEDWFVLILRNGLPEMQIGKADILVSVQGGPKLNDGKWHLVEISSQGDFVVLEVDDQKALVVGLKSKETMEVLTGQIRLALGGILVSVDKLFLPFQPEMDGCIQKGNWLNLSTPWETELIGEPWPCYQNIQPGSYFPGAGLAAFNTTDLPGHQTEEGGITIDIHGDSTKMEGTVLSLNTPGQELPTVTVEINNNPKKVILTILKRDTITEQSFSRLSLTLLKNQVNMDIDDTHLTFEIDSIPDFPRSWKEGMILAFGGLPGDGVSYSSIQYLKGCLEKIQVQGQDVDLDRALYKDLSVSSHSCPSEV